In Lysinibacillus sp. FSL M8-0337, the following proteins share a genomic window:
- the ftsH gene encoding ATP-dependent zinc metalloprotease FtsH has protein sequence MNRIFRYTIFYLLIFLVIIGIFGTFNGGKSPTNEITYPEFLEALDKNEITEAKIQPDKSVYIVEGSMKGYEKGESFTVNLPRDNQSLMDRIDEAAKDKNSNIDFLKAPETSGWVQFFTGIIPFIIIIFLFFFLMSQSQGGGNKVMSFGKSKAKLYDDQKKKVRFTDVAGADEEKAELVEVVDFLKDHRKFTEIGARIPKGILLVGPPGTGKTLLARAVAGEAGVPFFSISGSDFVEMFVGVGASRVRDLFENAKKNAPCIIFIDEIDAVGRQRGAGLGGGHDEREQTLNQLLVEMDGFGANEGIIIIAATNRPDILDKALLRPGRFDRQITVGHPDVKGREAILKVHARNKPLSDSVDLAAVAQRTPGFSGADLENLLNEAALVAARKSKRTINMADIDEASDRVIAGPAKASRVYSAKEKKLVSFHEAGHVVVGLELDEADTVHKVTIVPRGQAGGYAIMLPKEERFFTTKQELLDRIAGLLGGRVAEEIVLGEVSTGAHNDFQKVTSIARAMVTEYGMSENLGAMQFGSSQGGNVFLGRDFNSDQNYSDSIAYEIDKEMQKIIDTQYERTKRILTEKRHLLDLIANTLMEKETLNAQEIEHLRDHGVLPEPEAVENVVEQAPKAEAQPTLEKVGKPVLEKELLSEAPNPTTADLPKEGFDQKDAPKGIDEKRD, from the coding sequence ATGAATCGAATATTTCGATATACCATATTCTATTTACTGATTTTCCTAGTGATCATTGGTATATTTGGTACTTTCAATGGCGGTAAATCGCCGACGAACGAAATTACTTACCCAGAGTTTTTAGAAGCTCTTGATAAGAATGAAATTACAGAAGCAAAAATTCAACCTGATAAATCAGTATATATTGTTGAAGGTTCCATGAAAGGTTATGAAAAAGGCGAAAGTTTCACAGTGAATCTTCCACGCGATAACCAATCATTGATGGATCGAATCGATGAAGCTGCTAAGGATAAGAATAGCAATATAGATTTCTTGAAAGCACCAGAAACGAGTGGATGGGTACAGTTCTTTACAGGTATTATTCCATTCATCATTATCATCTTCTTATTCTTCTTCCTAATGAGTCAATCTCAAGGTGGCGGCAATAAAGTAATGAGCTTTGGTAAAAGTAAAGCTAAGCTATATGATGACCAAAAGAAAAAAGTTCGTTTTACTGATGTAGCGGGTGCAGATGAAGAGAAAGCGGAACTTGTAGAGGTCGTTGATTTCTTAAAGGATCACCGCAAATTCACTGAAATAGGTGCTCGTATTCCAAAAGGTATCTTACTTGTAGGTCCTCCAGGTACAGGTAAAACATTACTTGCTCGTGCAGTAGCAGGTGAAGCTGGCGTACCATTCTTCTCGATTTCAGGTTCTGACTTCGTAGAAATGTTTGTCGGTGTAGGTGCTTCGCGTGTGCGTGATTTATTCGAAAATGCGAAGAAAAATGCTCCATGTATCATTTTCATTGATGAAATTGATGCTGTAGGTCGTCAGCGTGGTGCTGGTCTTGGCGGTGGTCACGATGAACGTGAGCAAACATTGAACCAATTATTAGTTGAAATGGATGGCTTCGGTGCAAACGAAGGGATTATTATTATCGCGGCAACAAACCGTCCAGATATTTTAGATAAAGCGTTATTACGTCCTGGTCGCTTTGACCGTCAAATTACAGTAGGACATCCTGATGTAAAAGGCCGTGAAGCCATTCTAAAAGTGCATGCTCGCAATAAGCCTCTATCGGATTCAGTCGATTTAGCAGCTGTAGCACAACGTACACCAGGCTTCTCGGGTGCGGATTTAGAAAACTTATTGAACGAAGCTGCACTTGTAGCAGCACGTAAAAGTAAACGTACGATTAATATGGCAGATATTGATGAGGCATCTGACCGTGTCATTGCAGGTCCAGCGAAAGCGAGCCGCGTTTACTCTGCAAAAGAGAAAAAGCTTGTATCCTTCCATGAAGCGGGTCACGTTGTTGTTGGTCTAGAGCTTGATGAAGCGGATACAGTTCATAAAGTAACGATCGTACCACGTGGTCAAGCGGGTGGTTATGCGATTATGTTACCGAAGGAAGAACGTTTCTTCACAACAAAACAAGAGCTGTTAGACCGTATTGCGGGACTTCTTGGTGGTCGTGTAGCTGAAGAAATCGTGCTAGGTGAAGTATCTACTGGGGCTCATAATGACTTCCAAAAGGTAACAAGCATTGCACGTGCAATGGTTACAGAATATGGTATGAGTGAAAATCTTGGTGCGATGCAATTTGGGTCAAGTCAAGGTGGGAATGTATTCCTTGGTCGTGACTTCAACTCTGATCAAAACTACTCCGATTCAATTGCTTATGAAATCGATAAAGAAATGCAAAAAATTATCGATACGCAGTATGAACGTACTAAACGTATTCTGACAGAAAAACGCCATTTACTTGATTTAATTGCGAATACTTTAATGGAAAAAGAAACATTAAATGCGCAAGAAATCGAACATTTACGCGATCATGGTGTTTTACCAGAACCTGAAGCGGTAGAAAACGTTGTAGAACAAGCGCCTAAAGCTGAAGCACAACCAACTTTAGAAAAAGTCGGTAAACCTGTTCTTGAAAAAGAATTGCTAAGCGAAGCGCCAAATCCAACAACAGCGGATTTACCAAAAGAAGGTTTCGACCAAAAGGATGCTCCTAAAGGGATCGACGAAAAACGTGATTAA
- a CDS encoding aldo/keto reductase translates to MENVTLNNGLEMPLVGYGVFRVPDGDDLAEAVKTAIAKGYRSIDTAQVYRNEESVGRGIRAAIDEGLVAREELFITSKVWNDGLSYKETLAAYASSLEKLGLDYLDLYLIHWPGLDTSYIEAYKALEKIYQDGRVRSIGVSNFHVHHLEHLLKETTVIPVINQIEFHPHLTQEEVRNYCKEHRIQVEAWSPLMNGSLLEEALIQQLASKYNKTPAQIVLRYDVQHGVVTIPKTMTPSRMTENLDVFDFALADEEMAQLDAMNDGLRCGPDPEKFNFK, encoded by the coding sequence ATGGAAAACGTAACATTGAATAATGGACTAGAAATGCCTTTAGTAGGCTATGGTGTATTCCGTGTACCAGATGGAGATGATTTGGCTGAAGCTGTTAAAACGGCTATCGCAAAAGGCTATCGTAGCATAGATACTGCACAAGTGTATCGTAATGAGGAAAGCGTTGGGCGTGGAATTCGCGCAGCAATTGATGAAGGTCTCGTTGCACGTGAGGAGCTTTTTATAACTTCAAAAGTTTGGAATGACGGACTTTCTTATAAAGAGACACTAGCCGCATACGCTAGCAGTTTAGAAAAATTAGGTTTAGATTATTTAGATTTATATTTAATTCATTGGCCAGGTTTAGATACGAGCTATATTGAGGCATATAAAGCGCTTGAAAAAATTTATCAGGACGGGCGTGTTCGTTCCATCGGTGTCAGCAATTTTCATGTACATCATTTAGAACATTTATTAAAAGAAACGACGGTTATCCCTGTTATCAATCAAATAGAATTTCACCCCCATCTGACGCAGGAGGAAGTACGTAATTATTGTAAAGAACATCGTATTCAAGTTGAAGCATGGTCACCATTAATGAATGGTTCTTTGTTGGAGGAAGCGTTAATTCAACAGTTAGCAAGTAAATACAACAAAACTCCAGCACAAATTGTTTTGCGATATGATGTTCAACATGGTGTTGTAACCATCCCAAAAACAATGACACCATCACGTATGACAGAAAACTTAGATGTTTTTGATTTTGCGTTAGCTGATGAAGAAATGGCGCAACTAGATGCTATGAATGACGGTTTGCGTTGCGGACCAGACCCTGAAAAATTTAATTTTAAATAA